A region from the Leptospirillum ferriphilum ML-04 genome encodes:
- the argH gene encoding argininosuccinate lyase — protein MFTQSISFDRALWRQDIKGSRAHAAMLLKVGLLAHEEERRIQEGLSRIEEEMTNGTFPYRDEYEDIHMNIEKRLFELVGTPAQKLHTARSRNDQVSLDLRLYVIDRSREMAGLLAEFIRVLIGQSRRMRDLILPGYTHLQQAQPISAGYYFMAHAERLLRDRQRFLEIDRRLNLSPLGSGALAGTTLPIDRNHVARSLGFSGVTGNGLDAVSDRDFVADFLHAAVMLSLHLSGWAEEWILWSTREFGFVRIPDRYMTGSSMMPQKRNPDVLELIRGKTGRVIGHYMGLATILKGLPLSYNRDLQEDKEHLFDAAETVRQSVTLFSRIAGESVLDGERLREALSGDELLATDMAEDLVREGVPFREAHAIVGRIVAYCERERRKLASLTDEELRTFSPAFPEQYARVLTPENAVRRRNLPGGPAPEQVEVRIREIERELDGR, from the coding sequence ATGTTTACCCAGTCCATTTCGTTTGACCGGGCCCTCTGGCGCCAGGATATCAAGGGATCAAGGGCCCATGCAGCGATGCTTCTGAAAGTCGGCCTTCTTGCCCATGAAGAGGAAAGACGGATCCAGGAGGGGCTCTCCCGCATCGAAGAGGAGATGACGAACGGGACGTTTCCCTATCGCGATGAATACGAAGATATTCATATGAATATCGAAAAGCGCCTTTTTGAACTGGTGGGGACTCCTGCCCAGAAGCTTCATACCGCGCGCAGCCGAAACGACCAGGTCTCCCTGGATCTCAGACTTTACGTCATTGACCGTTCACGGGAAATGGCAGGTCTTCTTGCCGAATTTATCCGTGTTCTGATCGGGCAGTCGAGAAGGATGCGCGATCTTATTCTCCCCGGGTACACCCATCTCCAGCAAGCGCAACCCATTTCAGCGGGTTATTATTTCATGGCACATGCGGAAAGACTCCTTCGCGACAGACAGCGGTTTCTGGAGATCGATCGTCGTCTGAATCTCTCTCCTCTTGGATCCGGGGCCCTTGCCGGAACGACATTGCCGATCGACAGGAACCATGTCGCGCGCAGTCTTGGATTTTCCGGTGTAACAGGAAACGGGCTTGATGCCGTGTCCGATCGAGACTTTGTCGCTGATTTCCTTCATGCAGCCGTCATGTTATCCCTGCATCTCTCGGGATGGGCAGAGGAATGGATTCTCTGGTCCACCCGGGAATTCGGTTTTGTCCGCATTCCGGACCGCTACATGACGGGGTCGAGCATGATGCCTCAAAAACGAAATCCGGATGTCCTGGAGCTGATTCGGGGCAAGACAGGCCGTGTCATCGGCCACTATATGGGGCTTGCGACAATTTTGAAAGGGCTTCCGCTTTCCTACAACCGGGATCTCCAGGAAGACAAGGAGCATCTGTTTGATGCTGCGGAGACGGTTCGACAGTCGGTCACACTTTTTTCAAGAATCGCGGGAGAATCTGTCCTGGATGGGGAGAGACTCCGGGAGGCCCTTTCAGGCGACGAGCTTCTGGCCACAGATATGGCGGAAGATCTTGTCCGGGAGGGTGTTCCCTTTCGGGAAGCCCATGCGATCGTCGGCCGCATTGTTGCCTATTGCGAGAGAGAACGACGAAAACTTGCAAGCTTGACAGACGAGGAACTCCGCACTTTCTCTCCCGCCTTTCCCGAACAATATGCGCGCGTTCTTACTCCGGAAAATGCCGTCCGGAGGCGCAATCTCCCGGGGGGACCTGCTCCTGAGCAGGTGGAAGTGCGTATCCGGGAAATAGAGCGTGAACTGGATGGTCGATGA
- a CDS encoding argininosuccinate synthase: MVQETGAGPGKVVLAYSGGLDTSVIMTWLKEKYGCQVVAYCADLGQGEDLEEISRKAFRTGASKVYVRDLREEFVKDFLFPMIQSGAVYEDGYLLGTSIARPLIAKAQMEIARLEGADAVAHGATGKGNDQVRFEMAYAYFDPRIQVIAPWREWEMSSRSELINYAKKHAIPIQATLEKPYSIDRNLFHTSYEGGILEDPWIAPPKEIFTLTKDPVESPDIPAEVTVSFEKGIPIAINGDLLDPVPLLERANQLGGEYGIGRIDLVESRFVGMKSRGVYETPGGTLLYAAHRALETLTLDRELLKLKQSLVPQFASLIYNGFWYSPEREALWAMIRKTQERVTGDVRLQLYKGALRVLGRRSPYSLYRKDLATFEAGGFYNQADATGFIHIQSLRLKLYSDQVGGGEF, encoded by the coding sequence ATGGTTCAGGAAACAGGGGCGGGTCCAGGAAAAGTTGTTCTGGCATATTCCGGTGGTCTGGACACGTCCGTCATCATGACGTGGCTCAAGGAAAAATATGGGTGTCAGGTTGTGGCGTATTGTGCTGATCTTGGACAGGGAGAGGATCTCGAAGAGATTTCCCGAAAAGCCTTCAGGACAGGCGCTTCCAAGGTGTATGTCCGGGACCTCCGCGAAGAGTTTGTGAAGGATTTTCTTTTCCCGATGATTCAGAGTGGAGCGGTGTACGAAGACGGATATCTTCTGGGAACGTCCATTGCCCGCCCCCTGATTGCGAAGGCCCAGATGGAAATTGCCCGCCTGGAAGGAGCGGATGCCGTGGCACACGGTGCCACCGGCAAAGGAAATGACCAGGTCCGTTTCGAAATGGCGTATGCCTATTTCGATCCGCGTATTCAGGTGATCGCGCCCTGGCGGGAATGGGAGATGTCCTCCAGAAGCGAACTGATCAATTACGCCAAGAAACATGCCATTCCAATTCAGGCAACACTGGAAAAACCTTATTCGATCGACCGCAATCTTTTCCATACCAGTTATGAAGGGGGGATTCTGGAAGATCCCTGGATTGCTCCTCCAAAGGAAATTTTCACCCTGACAAAAGATCCTGTCGAATCCCCCGATATCCCTGCCGAAGTGACAGTTTCCTTTGAAAAAGGGATCCCCATCGCGATCAATGGGGATCTTCTGGATCCTGTTCCCCTTCTGGAAAGGGCGAATCAGCTGGGAGGAGAATACGGGATCGGACGCATCGATCTGGTCGAAAGCCGATTTGTCGGTATGAAGTCCCGGGGTGTCTACGAGACCCCGGGAGGGACGCTTTTGTACGCGGCTCACCGGGCACTGGAAACATTGACGCTCGACAGAGAGCTCCTGAAGCTGAAACAGTCTCTTGTTCCCCAGTTTGCCTCTCTCATCTACAACGGATTCTGGTATTCACCGGAAAGGGAAGCCCTCTGGGCGATGATCCGAAAAACCCAGGAGCGTGTCACCGGCGATGTCCGTCTCCAACTGTACAAAGGGGCACTGCGTGTTCTGGGGAGACGGTCCCCCTATTCTCTCTACCGGAAGGATCTTGCGACGTTCGAAGCCGGAGGGTTTTATAACCAGGCCGATGCGACCGGATTTATCCATATCCAGTCCCTGCGCCTCAAGCTGTATTCGGACCAGGTCGGAGGCGGTGAATTCTGA
- the argF gene encoding ornithine carbamoyltransferase, with product MEKKSFRHFLKVSDFQASEVREIFELTEDIRKNPGQFDHRFARKTVCLLFEKSSTRTRLSFEAGVHQMGGDTVFLGGDSQLARGETIEDTARVMSGYLDMVIIRTFGHDRIERFAKSAEIPVINGLTDGHHPCQALSDFSFIGKEFGEIKGIRMAYVGDGNNMAHSLMEAAALLGVHLIVATPPGYAPDRDVLRWSTEQARKTGGSITWMSDPMEAARGARVLYTDVWTSMGQEAESSIREQSFAGFQINREMLSRAESDAIVLHCLPAYRGKEVTEEVLEGPRSRVFPQAENRLHLQKALMLFCSRKG from the coding sequence ATGGAAAAAAAGTCCTTTCGACATTTTCTCAAGGTGAGCGATTTTCAGGCTTCTGAAGTCCGGGAGATTTTTGAACTGACTGAGGACATCCGAAAAAATCCCGGTCAGTTTGATCATCGGTTCGCCAGAAAAACAGTTTGTCTCCTGTTTGAAAAATCCTCCACACGGACGCGATTGTCTTTCGAGGCCGGCGTTCACCAGATGGGAGGCGACACTGTTTTTCTCGGAGGAGACTCCCAGCTGGCCCGTGGCGAAACCATTGAAGATACCGCCCGCGTGATGTCCGGATACCTTGATATGGTGATCATCCGGACGTTTGGGCATGACAGGATTGAACGGTTTGCAAAAAGTGCGGAGATTCCGGTCATCAATGGACTGACGGACGGGCATCATCCTTGCCAGGCTCTTTCAGACTTCTCGTTTATTGGAAAAGAGTTCGGAGAGATTAAAGGAATCCGGATGGCGTATGTCGGGGATGGCAATAACATGGCCCATTCCCTGATGGAAGCCGCAGCGCTCCTGGGGGTTCACCTGATCGTTGCTACTCCTCCGGGATATGCCCCGGACAGGGACGTTCTTCGTTGGTCGACCGAGCAGGCCAGAAAAACCGGCGGATCCATTACATGGATGAGTGATCCGATGGAGGCTGCCCGGGGTGCCCGCGTCCTCTACACCGATGTGTGGACCAGCATGGGACAGGAAGCGGAGTCTTCTATCCGGGAACAATCCTTTGCGGGCTTTCAGATTAATCGGGAAATGTTGTCCAGAGCCGAATCGGACGCGATTGTCCTGCATTGTCTTCCGGCGTATCGGGGAAAAGAAGTGACCGAAGAGGTCCTCGAAGGACCGAGGTCAAGAGTTTTTCCCCAGGCGGAAAACCGTTTGCATCTTCAAAAAGCGCTCATGCTCTTTTGTAGCAGGAAAGGATAA
- a CDS encoding aspartate aminotransferase family protein, whose translation MKPPEFLKKSPPLKSTKKEGWEERGARVLLGNYNREPLVFEKGRGSYLFDPSGVAYLDFLGGIAIHVLGHCHPGITHAIQKQAQRMVHVSNLYYNPAVVDLAELLVEKTFADRVFFSNSGTEAIEAAIKLARRYGASSGRFEMISMEGSFHGRTLGAMTLTGQAKVREGFGPLPTGFLYAPFNDFDKIRASRTKNTVAVIVEPVQGEIGVIPAETDFLQKLRRWTREEDILLILDEIQTGLGRTGSLFAYEQYEIIPDILVSSKALGGGLPLGAVLTSERLSKFLPPGTHGSTFGGNPVACAAGAALVRALFAEDFLPERVRSMSSYLWDGLMALKNRYPSLIREIRGKGFMIGCVVSVSAKKIKDLFREERVLVNATGPADDVIRILPPLSISYDETDDFLSVADKIFSSLSVEKS comes from the coding sequence TTGAAACCGCCTGAATTTCTGAAAAAATCTCCCCCCTTGAAATCGACAAAAAAAGAAGGGTGGGAAGAGAGAGGGGCTCGGGTGCTTCTTGGAAATTATAACCGGGAGCCTCTTGTTTTTGAGAAAGGACGCGGAAGCTACCTTTTTGACCCGTCAGGAGTGGCGTATCTGGACTTCCTGGGGGGCATCGCGATTCACGTACTGGGTCATTGCCATCCGGGTATTACGCACGCCATACAAAAACAGGCCCAGCGTATGGTGCATGTGTCCAATCTCTACTACAATCCGGCTGTTGTGGACCTTGCAGAACTTCTGGTGGAAAAGACCTTTGCGGACAGGGTTTTTTTCTCGAACTCGGGAACCGAGGCAATTGAAGCAGCGATCAAGCTTGCCAGACGATATGGAGCATCCTCTGGCCGATTTGAAATGATATCGATGGAAGGCAGTTTCCATGGAAGAACATTGGGGGCGATGACACTGACAGGACAGGCAAAGGTCCGGGAAGGCTTCGGTCCCTTGCCGACCGGATTCCTGTATGCGCCATTTAATGACTTCGACAAAATACGCGCCTCCAGAACAAAAAACACGGTTGCCGTGATCGTTGAACCGGTTCAGGGAGAAATTGGAGTCATTCCGGCGGAAACGGACTTTCTTCAGAAGCTCCGTCGATGGACCCGGGAGGAAGATATTCTCCTGATCCTTGATGAAATTCAGACTGGTCTGGGGAGAACGGGCTCCCTTTTTGCTTATGAACAATATGAAATCATTCCGGATATTCTTGTTTCTTCGAAGGCCCTGGGGGGAGGACTTCCTCTGGGGGCTGTCCTGACGAGCGAAAGACTGTCGAAATTCCTTCCGCCTGGAACGCATGGTTCGACCTTTGGAGGAAACCCTGTCGCCTGTGCAGCCGGAGCTGCACTTGTGCGGGCCCTTTTTGCCGAAGACTTCCTTCCGGAGAGGGTTCGGTCCATGAGTTCTTATTTATGGGATGGATTGATGGCTTTGAAAAACAGATACCCTTCCCTGATCCGTGAGATTCGGGGAAAGGGCTTTATGATTGGATGTGTTGTTTCCGTGAGTGCGAAGAAAATCAAAGACCTGTTCCGGGAAGAGAGAGTTCTCGTCAATGCGACAGGTCCGGCGGATGATGTGATCCGGATCCTGCCTCCCCTTTCCATTAGCTATGACGAAACGGATGATTTCCTGTCCGTGGCGGATAAAATCTTTTCCTCGTTATCGGTGGAAAAGTCCTGA
- a CDS encoding potassium channel family protein translates to MPSSQRLFVAMLVLLGLLGAGTFGYMEIEHWNFVDSLFMTAITLSTVGYQTVHPLDQSGKYFTILLIVGGVGTVGYAIATLSELILEGHVYKLLGIRKMDRKIGSLKDHVIVCGYGKIGSLVIPGLVERSIPFVLIEENPQIAREAVEKGYLTVEGNASEEEVLKKAGIERARSLLVTPSSRPADSVYITMSSRLDNPGLSIIALASDPKTESKLLKAGATRVVSPFVLGSHRMLLALTQPTILDVLDRVVSPESGGFVFDEISIPESSRFDGRTVSEFSQDLGIKFHIIAIQSKGLSRLVLPTAETIISARDQMVVIGTREDILRVKENLGLPSDLYEKGQSFETA, encoded by the coding sequence ATGCCGTCCTCCCAACGACTTTTCGTTGCCATGCTTGTCCTCTTGGGCTTGTTGGGGGCCGGCACTTTCGGGTACATGGAAATCGAACACTGGAATTTTGTCGATTCCCTGTTTATGACGGCCATTACGCTGTCTACGGTCGGCTATCAGACGGTTCACCCCCTTGATCAATCAGGTAAATATTTTACAATTCTGTTGATTGTCGGCGGTGTCGGTACGGTTGGATATGCAATTGCGACCTTGAGTGAGTTGATCCTTGAGGGCCATGTCTACAAGTTGCTGGGAATCCGGAAAATGGACCGAAAAATCGGGTCTCTGAAAGATCATGTTATTGTGTGCGGGTATGGTAAGATCGGGTCACTTGTCATCCCCGGTCTTGTGGAGAGGTCCATCCCGTTCGTCCTGATCGAGGAAAATCCCCAGATTGCAAGGGAAGCCGTCGAAAAAGGATACCTTACCGTAGAGGGAAACGCCTCTGAGGAAGAGGTATTGAAAAAAGCCGGGATTGAGAGGGCCCGTTCACTCTTGGTGACGCCGTCTTCCCGGCCTGCGGATTCTGTGTATATCACGATGAGTTCGCGCCTTGATAATCCCGGGCTTTCCATTATTGCCCTGGCAAGTGATCCCAAGACAGAATCCAAGCTTCTGAAAGCCGGGGCCACCCGTGTTGTTTCCCCATTTGTTCTGGGTAGCCACCGCATGCTTCTGGCATTAACCCAGCCCACCATACTGGACGTTCTTGACCGGGTCGTCTCTCCCGAAAGTGGAGGATTTGTTTTTGACGAAATTTCGATTCCGGAAAGTTCCCGTTTTGATGGGAGAACGGTGTCGGAATTTTCTCAGGATCTCGGGATCAAATTTCATATTATCGCTATCCAATCCAAAGGCCTGTCCCGCCTCGTCTTGCCGACAGCAGAGACAATCATCTCGGCCAGGGACCAGATGGTGGTGATCGGGACCCGTGAAGATATCCTGCGGGTCAAGGAAAATCTGGGATTGCCATCCGATTTATACGAGAAGGGACAATCTTTTGAAACCGCCTGA
- a CDS encoding MFS transporter, with protein sequence MSLSLIFSIRMFGLFIVLPVISLYARKMPGSDPFWLGLALGGYGLTQALFQVPFGMLSDKLGRKPVIAMGLIIFFLGSVVAAEAHSVETLFLGRLLQGAGAIASVIIALMADLTREEVRTRAMAGIGMSIGLAFAMGMIVGPIVGAHWDVSVLFWMTAALALLSLVILFAVVPNPQGAVQKNEMELSIDQLGYVLRVPSLLRMDLSVFVLHSSLTAVFVSFPILLSSYMPEKAMWHVYLPVILSGLVLMVPGMIYAEKKKKLKQTFLFSILLIILSFLIFLSGYTNKVGLIAGLTIFFIGFNLLEPLMPSIMTRFVRTKTRGTSSGVFNMSQFLGAFVGGSAGGYLVSISDKVLFGGLLILSVIWFLVSLGLTDPNHLQIFERELGAEVNDPSPICRQVGAMTGVVDCRYLEKTKTLWVKYLKTDLSSDDLNRKLESLIANSPAQ encoded by the coding sequence ATGAGTCTTAGTCTCATATTTTCGATCAGAATGTTCGGTCTTTTTATCGTTTTGCCGGTCATCAGTCTTTATGCCCGGAAAATGCCCGGATCGGATCCCTTTTGGCTCGGACTGGCGCTGGGAGGGTACGGTTTGACACAGGCTCTGTTCCAGGTTCCTTTCGGGATGTTGTCCGACAAGCTTGGAAGAAAGCCTGTTATTGCAATGGGTCTCATTATTTTCTTTCTGGGGTCGGTCGTTGCGGCGGAAGCACATTCGGTGGAAACGCTCTTCCTGGGGAGACTTCTTCAGGGAGCAGGAGCCATCGCGTCCGTCATCATCGCCTTGATGGCAGATTTGACCCGGGAAGAAGTCCGGACCCGTGCTATGGCCGGAATCGGGATGTCGATTGGTCTGGCGTTTGCCATGGGGATGATTGTAGGCCCGATTGTAGGGGCTCATTGGGATGTTTCTGTTCTTTTCTGGATGACGGCTGCCCTTGCGCTTCTTTCTCTCGTCATTCTATTTGCCGTTGTCCCAAACCCGCAGGGTGCAGTCCAGAAAAACGAGATGGAGCTTTCCATTGACCAATTGGGATACGTTCTCCGGGTTCCGTCGCTTTTAAGAATGGATTTGTCTGTCTTTGTGCTTCATTCGTCCCTGACAGCCGTGTTCGTTAGTTTTCCGATACTTCTCTCTTCCTATATGCCGGAAAAAGCGATGTGGCACGTCTATCTTCCGGTGATTCTGTCAGGACTTGTGCTGATGGTTCCCGGCATGATCTATGCTGAAAAAAAGAAGAAACTCAAACAGACTTTTCTGTTTTCCATTCTTTTGATCATCCTGAGCTTCTTGATCTTCCTGTCGGGATATACGAACAAGGTCGGACTGATTGCAGGGTTAACAATCTTTTTTATTGGGTTCAATCTTCTCGAACCACTCATGCCCTCCATTATGACCCGATTCGTTCGGACGAAAACCCGGGGAACTTCCTCCGGGGTTTTTAACATGAGTCAGTTTTTGGGTGCTTTTGTCGGTGGAAGTGCGGGGGGCTATCTTGTTTCCATTTCCGACAAGGTTTTGTTTGGTGGTCTCCTGATCCTTTCGGTTATCTGGTTTCTCGTGAGTCTGGGGCTGACCGATCCCAATCATCTTCAGATCTTTGAACGGGAACTGGGAGCCGAAGTCAATGACCCATCTCCCATTTGCAGGCAGGTTGGGGCCATGACCGGGGTCGTCGATTGCCGGTATCTGGAGAAAACGAAAACACTTTGGGTCAAGTATCTTAAAACGGACCTTTCTTCCGATGATCTGAACCGGAAACTGGAAAGCCTGATCGCCAACAGTCCGGCCCAGTAG